The following proteins are co-located in the Apium graveolens cultivar Ventura chromosome 5, ASM990537v1, whole genome shotgun sequence genome:
- the LOC141659553 gene encoding uncharacterized protein LOC141659553 isoform X2, with amino-acid sequence MHKDIDFNLQNLRKSPRLSVQNREDKYVFESNEEGVKCRSNSQLEGLDKKEVTLAKSPRIDYQNISVEQEQETNLRNVRKSSRFSEEARERDMQLLFRSPEKITNCKKKSRIKDVDQEKFMSPAEVNLVNMAKVHEESSNDEGKRGMGLQSFVNSSSKGICTRESHINSTFKSNLSLKTKAVPASMPHFSNTDVSYGRIMNSQSIRKSVRFSGKNGEMDLQKKNVPSEFSFDTDVELTTVLQVQNKSSDCDKGTDLKTMQKSLQLSCRSRETNLDRNIECSEEGRTMPQENSSHLSTSSVVKVFNKPQIQNVSANSNGHMESIDRQNLTHLSGTKRQRDLQKCSRKEVRLGAESRKRGRPRKYLSLTSEVGLKNAPSAQNQTVKSNKDGINLGVETQKKGFDGGTMSLPIEVELTSELGAESRKRGRPRKKLSLTSEVDLTKALAAQNQTVKSNKDEINLGVKPQKKGFDGSPMSLPTEVELTSEPGAESRKRGRPRKNLSLTSEVDLTKAPSAQNQTAKSNEDEINLGVEPQKKGFDGGTMSLPIEVELTSEPGAESRKRGRPRKNLSLTSEVDLTKAPSAQNQTVKSNEDEINLGVKPQKKGFDGGTMSLPIEVELTSEPSLHSEFVQADGCLLNKAIGSPLNSSKSLPSFQYYVSSGKGINLVVDLNSSPSDWTKKIFSSSSQTLQNNKFECFRHEIESLRSKKMISSLVSTSNPFNPGHLQNNAGSQLVSGETCPLRSYIPERDNGSSDVTQTNSCIDVRTRDGHIENSSDVNTQTSGDNISSHQEYLETRITILETKASEQSSEKPMNTIPDGSHKRKKLGRKICGMRLKCGKHLGTRKSIRLWHQGSPR; translated from the exons GAATCTAATGAAGAAGGGGTTAAATGTAGATCAAACTCCCAATTAGAAGGCCTGGATAAAAAAGAGGTTACATTGGCCAAGTCTCCTCGAATAGATTATCAGAATATAAGTGTAGAACAAGAACAGGAGACGAACTTGCGAAATGTACGCAAGTCTTCTCGATTTTCTGAAGAAGCTAGAGAGAGAGACATGCAACTTCTCTTTAGAAGTCCTGAAAAAATAACTAACTGTAAAAAGAAGTCTCGAATAAAAGATGTGGATCAGGAGAAGTTCATGTCTCCAGCTGAGGTAAATTTGGTCAACATGGCTAAGGTTCACGAAGAAAGTTCAAATGACGAGGGAAAGAGGGGCATGGGCCTGCAAAGTTTCGTTAATTCTAGTAGCAAAGGAATTTGTACACGTGAGTCTCATATAAATAGCACTTTCAAGAGCAATCTCTCTTTAAAAACTAAGGCCGTGCCAGCCAGTATGCCCCATTTTTCAAACACAGATGTTAGTTATGGTAGAATTATGAACTCGCAGTCCATACGCAAGTCCGTCCGGTTCTCAGGCAAGAATGGGGAGATGGACTTGCAGAAAAAAAATGTGCCCTCCGAATTTTCTTTTGATACTGATGTGGAATTGACCACTGTACTTCAAGTTCAGAACAAGAGTTCAGATTGTGATAAAGGGACGGATTTGAAAACAATGCAGAAGTCATTACAATTGTCTTGCAGGAGCAGAGAGACTAACTTGGATAGAAATATTGAATGTAGTGAGGAAGGGAGAACTATGCCCCAGGAAAACAGCTCTCACTTGAGCACCTCATCTGTGGTCAAGGTATTTAATAAGCCCCAAATTCAGAATGTTTCTGCAAACTCTAATGGACACATGGAATCGATTGACAGGCAAAATTTGACCCACTTGTCGGGCACTAAAAGACAGCGAGACTTGCAAAAATGTAGTAGAAAGGAGGTTAGACTTGGAGCAGAATCCCGGAAAAGGGGCCGCCCTAGGAAATATTTATCTTTAACAAGTGAAGTTGGTTTGAAAAATGCACCCTCAGCTCAGAATCAAACTGTAAAGTCTAATAAAGATGGGATTAATCTTGGAGTCGAGACCCAGAAAAAGGGCTTCGACGGGGGCACTATGTCTCTACCAATTGAAGTTGAGCTGACAAGTGAACTTGGAGCAGAGTCCCGGAAAAGGGGCCGCCCTAGGAAAAAATTATCCTTAACAAGTGAAGTTGATTTGACAAAAGCACTCGCAGCTCAGAATCAAACTGTAAAATCTAATAAAGATGAGATCAATCTTGGAGTCAAGCCCCAGAAAAAGGGCTTCGATGGGAGCCCTATGTCTCTACCAACTGAAGTTGAGCTGACAAGTGAACCTGGAGCAGAGTCCCGGAAAAGGGGCCGCCCTAGGAAAAACTTATCCTTAACAAGTGAAGTTGATTTGACAAAGGCACCCTCAGCTCAGAATCAAACTGCAAAGTCTAATGAAGATGAGATTAATCTTGGAGTCGAGCCCCAGAAAAAGGGCTTCGACGGGGGCACCATGTCTCTACCAATTGAAGTTGAGCTGACAAGTGAACCTGGAGCAGAGTCCCGGAAAAGGGGCCGCCCTAGGAAAAATTTATCCTTAACAAGTGAAGTTGATTTGACAAAGGCACCCTCAGCTCAGAATCAAACTGTAAAGTCTAATGAAGATGAGATTAATCTTGGAGTCAAGCCCCAGAAAAAGGGCTTCGACGGGGGTACCATGTCTCTACCAATTGAAGTTGAGTTGACAAGTGAACCCTCGTTGCACAGTGAATTTGTACAAGCTGATGGATGCCTGCTGAATAAGGCCATTGGTTCACCTCTGAATTCTTCAAAATCACTTCCCTCATTTCAGTATTATGTCAGTTCAGGAAAAGGAATTAATCTAGTTGTTGATTTGAATTCAAGCCCGTCAGACTGgactaaaaaaatattttcttctAGTAGTCAGACCTTACAGAATAATAAATTTGAATGTTTTCGCCATGAGATTGAATCATTGAGAAGTAagaaaatgataagttcacttGTTTCTACTTCTAATCCATTTAACCCCGGCCATCTACAGAACAATGCTGGTTCACAGTTAGTTAGTGGAGAAACTTGTCCTCTGCGGTCTTACATACCAGAAAGAGATAATGGGTCGTCGGATGTCACTCAGACAAACTCATGCATTGATGTAAGGACAAGGGATGGTCATATAGAAAACTCCAGTGATGTTAATACTCAAACTTCTGGAGACAACATATCTTCGCATCAAGAATATCTG GAGACAAGGATCACCATTCTTGAGACAAAAGCTTCAGA ACAGTCAAGTGAAAAGCCAATGAATACTATACCTGATGGTAGTCACAAGAGAAAAAAGCTAGGCAGGAAAATTTGCGGGATGCGTTTGAAATGTGGGAAGCACCTTGGTACAAGAAAATCAATTCGGCTGTGGCATCAG GGAAGTCCTCGGTGA